Proteins encoded together in one Flavobacteriales bacterium window:
- a CDS encoding T9SS type A sorting domain-containing protein: MTPSVGCGGSGNGMSSAQASQRIRTRISNGSLEIIMPDGLCAREFRIRDATGKLVSNSARLTSTGAVIDLNGLTSGLYAVEVVSGSTHRVERFIYSASR, encoded by the coding sequence ATGACCCCATCCGTGGGTTGTGGTGGCAGCGGCAACGGGATGAGTTCCGCTCAGGCAAGCCAGCGCATCCGAACACGGATCTCCAACGGCTCGCTCGAGATCATCATGCCCGATGGCTTGTGTGCCCGGGAGTTCCGGATCAGGGACGCGACGGGCAAGCTGGTCAGCAACTCCGCACGGCTCACATCGACCGGCGCAGTGATCGATCTGAACGGCTTGACCTCCGGGCTATATGCGGTGGAGGTCGTTTCAGGAAGCACACACCGTGTCGAGCGCTTCATCTATTCCGCTTCTCGATGA
- a CDS encoding T9SS type A sorting domain-containing protein, translating into MDRMIVWLFAIVVPCTQTAAQTYIPFFGDTTRSWTSTISGSAEGDCLDTWVTTHWIDGDTAFDGTTYTRVRSRERHYVSPLMDWCQSVTEYPGPDTHVREVGHAVFARSDWSTESLIYDLDAVVGDTIPYPINAYENGSGWHAIVVQVDSILVNGTYRTRQTVSDGPNEGDTVRVIEGIGATTAPFGFLSQQLGLSHFGRLDCVRESGQVIFGDTWCELITGIAPTVVRPLSAPYPNPSTNHLTFDERFTTYQIMDVYGRTVIQGIGRHADVLRLPSGTYLVRGWDRQGTIVGSWPIVVQP; encoded by the coding sequence ATGGATCGGATGATCGTTTGGTTGTTCGCGATCGTGGTGCCTTGCACCCAGACCGCAGCACAGACATACATCCCATTCTTCGGAGACACCACGCGGTCGTGGACGTCGACCATTTCCGGTTCCGCCGAGGGTGATTGTCTCGATACGTGGGTGACCACACACTGGATCGATGGGGACACCGCGTTCGACGGCACGACCTACACCAGGGTCCGATCACGTGAACGCCATTACGTGTCACCCCTGATGGACTGGTGCCAATCAGTCACCGAGTATCCGGGCCCGGATACTCATGTCAGGGAGGTGGGCCATGCGGTTTTCGCACGTTCGGACTGGTCAACGGAATCACTGATCTATGATCTGGACGCCGTGGTGGGCGATACCATACCCTATCCGATCAATGCCTACGAAAATGGTTCCGGCTGGCATGCGATCGTGGTGCAGGTGGATTCGATCCTTGTCAATGGCACCTACCGCACCCGACAGACCGTGAGCGATGGTCCGAATGAAGGGGACACGGTCCGGGTGATCGAAGGTATCGGTGCAACAACTGCGCCGTTCGGATTCTTATCGCAACAGCTGGGACTATCCCATTTTGGCAGGCTCGACTGCGTCAGGGAGTCTGGCCAGGTGATCTTCGGAGATACATGGTGCGAACTGATCACAGGTATTGCACCAACTGTTGTCCGCCCACTATCGGCTCCTTATCCGAACCCTTCAACGAACCATTTGACCTTCGACGAAAGGTTTACGACTTACCAGATCATGGACGTCTACGGTCGAACCGTGATACAGGGGATTGGCCGCCATGCGGACGTATTGCGATTACCATCAGGTACGTACCTGGTCCGTGGTTGGGATAGACAAGGGACCATTGTCGGATCGTGGCCGATCGTGGTTCAACCCTGA
- a CDS encoding tetratricopeptide repeat protein — protein sequence MMKQLSSRLFPLLLLCLPLAGMAQMDVDSLLGSALKAEPDTNKVKTLLRIGAELTNQGRFEEAREHLADALDLSRSLEHGNGECKALISIGITHFYQGNNREALDAWELAMPIAMERKDEVQQNILRTNMANVHLSTGNYNEAQRAYFEVLKWAEATQRKSNAVDCLMNLGVLYTMQGKLDEAIRYQRRVLDEYGDVLTPFQQVNCLSNLGQLHLDARHVDDAEKAYAELLPLAEQNEQAKGVARAYGGLGNVAMARKDRPGAKEHLQRAADLYAAAGARTDQAILLENLASLYREAVENEDAAFLDRYFQGSASLALSTAHAAIDTAIGIFNDAGDLGQLRSAYRSIAEVERAQGDYKQALSHFQLYQALSDTLLNAERDRKLTETAMQYEFDKKEAATRAEQEQKDLRQRLERNGIAVGLAGALLFLGVVWRQRNRISKEKKRSEELLLNILPEEVAEELKAKGTAEAVHIDQVTVLFTDFKGFTAMSEVVTPQELVRDLNECFSAFDRITEKYGIEKIKTIGDAYMAAGGLPTPNTTHATDVIQAALEMRDLIAEGKARKIAAGLPYFEVRIGIHTGPVVAGIVGVKKFQYDIWGDTVNTASRMESSGEVGQVNISEATYSLVKDVKKVNGEWLIANEGYTHSPTPIHHSPAFVFTPRGKVPAKGKGEMEMYFVRRRSEGA from the coding sequence ATGATGAAACAGTTGTCCTCAAGGCTGTTCCCGCTTCTGCTCCTATGCCTGCCCTTGGCGGGCATGGCGCAGATGGATGTCGATTCCCTGCTTGGATCGGCTCTGAAGGCAGAGCCCGACACCAACAAGGTGAAAACGCTGTTGCGCATCGGGGCAGAGCTCACCAACCAGGGCCGGTTCGAGGAAGCACGGGAGCACTTGGCGGATGCCTTGGACCTGTCACGGTCCCTGGAGCATGGCAATGGTGAATGCAAAGCACTGATCAGTATCGGCATCACCCACTTCTACCAAGGCAACAACCGCGAAGCGTTGGATGCATGGGAACTGGCGATGCCCATAGCGATGGAGCGCAAGGACGAGGTACAACAGAACATCCTGCGCACGAACATGGCCAACGTCCACCTCAGTACAGGCAACTACAACGAGGCTCAGCGGGCCTATTTCGAGGTGCTGAAGTGGGCCGAGGCCACACAGCGGAAATCGAACGCCGTGGATTGCCTGATGAATCTTGGTGTGCTCTACACCATGCAGGGCAAACTGGACGAGGCCATTCGCTATCAGCGCAGGGTACTCGATGAATACGGTGATGTGCTGACCCCGTTCCAGCAGGTCAATTGCCTGAGCAATCTGGGCCAGTTGCATCTCGACGCCCGGCACGTGGACGATGCTGAAAAGGCCTATGCGGAACTGCTTCCGCTGGCCGAGCAGAACGAACAGGCCAAGGGGGTCGCGCGGGCCTATGGTGGGCTGGGGAACGTTGCGATGGCCAGGAAGGATCGACCCGGTGCGAAAGAGCACCTTCAACGGGCCGCTGACCTGTATGCTGCGGCCGGGGCCCGTACGGATCAGGCCATCCTCTTGGAGAACCTTGCCAGCTTGTACCGCGAGGCGGTGGAAAATGAGGACGCGGCCTTCCTGGACCGGTACTTCCAAGGCAGCGCTTCCCTGGCCTTGTCCACCGCTCACGCCGCGATCGACACCGCGATCGGGATATTCAACGATGCGGGCGATCTCGGTCAATTGCGGAGCGCCTACCGCAGCATCGCCGAAGTGGAACGCGCACAAGGCGACTACAAGCAGGCCCTCTCGCATTTCCAACTCTACCAGGCCCTCAGTGACACCTTGTTGAACGCGGAGCGCGATAGGAAGCTCACCGAGACGGCCATGCAGTATGAATTCGACAAAAAGGAGGCCGCCACCCGGGCCGAGCAGGAGCAGAAAGACCTGCGCCAGCGGTTGGAAAGGAATGGCATCGCCGTTGGGCTCGCTGGAGCACTGCTCTTCCTAGGCGTGGTATGGCGCCAGCGCAACCGCATCAGCAAGGAAAAGAAGCGCAGTGAGGAACTCCTGCTGAACATCCTGCCGGAGGAAGTTGCCGAAGAACTCAAGGCGAAAGGCACGGCAGAGGCCGTGCACATCGATCAGGTCACCGTGCTCTTCACCGACTTCAAGGGCTTCACCGCGATGAGCGAAGTGGTGACGCCACAGGAATTGGTACGCGACCTCAACGAATGCTTCAGCGCGTTCGATCGCATCACGGAGAAGTACGGCATCGAGAAGATCAAGACCATCGGCGATGCCTACATGGCTGCCGGTGGATTGCCCACGCCGAACACCACGCACGCCACCGATGTGATCCAGGCCGCGTTGGAGATGCGCGACCTCATCGCGGAGGGCAAGGCGCGGAAGATCGCGGCAGGCCTCCCCTACTTCGAGGTCCGCATCGGCATCCACACCGGCCCCGTGGTCGCAGGCATCGTGGGCGTGAAGAAATTCCAGTACGACATCTGGGGCGATACGGTGAACACGGCGAGCCGCATGGAGAGCAGCGGGGAAGTGGGGCAGGTGAACATCAGCGAGGCGACGTATTCGCTGGTGAAGGACGTGAAGAAGGTGAATGGCGAATGGTTGATAGCGAATGAAGGCTACACCCATTCACCAACTCCTATTCACCATTCACCCGCATTCGTATTCACCCCGCGCGGCAAGGTGCCGGCGAAGGGCAAGGGGGAGATGGAGATGTACTTCGTTCGTCGACGCTCCGAAGGAGCGTAG
- a CDS encoding general stress protein CsbD, producing the protein MAIGTWGDKKFKLKNKFSQLNDADLLFEEGKESELTARLQTKLNKSEADVQQLIAGL; encoded by the coding sequence ATCGCGATCGGCACTTGGGGCGACAAGAAGTTCAAGCTCAAGAACAAGTTCAGCCAGCTGAACGATGCCGACCTCCTGTTCGAGGAGGGCAAGGAGAGCGAGCTCACAGCGCGGCTCCAGACCAAGCTCAACAAGAGCGAAGCGGACGTTCAACAGCTGATCGCCGGGCTCTGA
- a CDS encoding acyl-CoA desaturase, with translation MPAPTPPPRYIGPDHERDFGGTVRARVHGFFKETGRGTKADARLIPKVVLLMALFLGPLVLMLLVPMSAWSALLLVLVMGVGMAGVGMSVMHDGLHGASSTRRWVNELLGGTMYVLGSDAFTWKVQHNGAHHTHTNVDGVDQDIDPPDLLRFSEHAPLRRVHRFQYIYAFLFYGLLTLVKLGNDFVSLRRVARSGDARYAGRSYPVDLVVMVLVKLVHAGVFIGLPLWLTGFTWWQVLTGFVLMHVTCSVILGTVFQLAHVVEGAEQPKPGDDGVIPTDWAVHELLTTANFAPSCRWLTWYTGGLNHQVEHHLFPSVSHLHYPAIAPIVQRTAAEFGIPYNVKPDLGSALGSHVRRLRQLGGVG, from the coding sequence ATGCCCGCGCCAACACCCCCACCCCGCTACATCGGACCAGACCACGAGCGTGATTTCGGAGGCACGGTGCGCGCTCGCGTGCACGGCTTCTTCAAGGAGACGGGGCGGGGAACGAAAGCCGATGCGCGGCTGATCCCGAAGGTGGTGCTGCTGATGGCGCTGTTCCTCGGGCCGCTGGTGCTGATGCTGCTCGTCCCGATGTCAGCCTGGTCGGCGCTGCTGCTGGTGCTGGTGATGGGCGTGGGCATGGCCGGCGTGGGCATGAGCGTGATGCACGATGGCCTGCACGGCGCCAGTTCCACCCGGCGTTGGGTGAACGAGCTGCTGGGCGGCACCATGTACGTGCTGGGCAGCGATGCCTTCACCTGGAAGGTGCAGCACAACGGGGCGCACCACACGCACACCAACGTGGACGGCGTGGACCAGGACATCGACCCACCGGACCTGCTGCGCTTCAGTGAGCACGCTCCCCTGCGGCGCGTCCACCGGTTCCAGTACATCTACGCCTTCCTGTTCTACGGGCTGCTCACCCTGGTCAAACTGGGCAACGACTTCGTCTCCCTCCGGCGCGTGGCGCGCAGTGGCGATGCGCGGTACGCCGGTCGCAGCTATCCGGTGGACCTGGTGGTGATGGTGCTGGTGAAGCTCGTGCATGCGGGCGTGTTCATCGGCCTCCCGCTCTGGTTGACGGGCTTCACCTGGTGGCAGGTGCTCACGGGCTTCGTGCTGATGCACGTCACGTGCAGCGTGATCCTGGGCACGGTGTTCCAGCTGGCGCACGTGGTGGAGGGCGCGGAGCAACCCAAACCGGGGGACGACGGCGTGATCCCCACCGATTGGGCCGTGCACGAGCTGCTCACCACGGCCAACTTCGCCCCTTCGTGCCGGTGGCTCACGTGGTACACCGGCGGGCTCAACCATCAGGTGGAGCACCACCTGTTCCCCAGCGTGTCGCACCTGCACTATCCGGCGATCGCGCCGATCGTGCAGCGCACGGCCGCCGAATTCGGCATCCCCTACAACGTGAAACCCGATCTGGGGTCCGCGCTGGGCTCGCATGTGCGCCGGCTCCGGCAGCTGGGCGGCGTGGGTTGA
- a CDS encoding RNA-binding protein: MTDAPVPPLKDGDRCRVIGGTHKGKHGIARDLHISTSGHLTLTVVQADGVRFKTLGRNVVRVV; this comes from the coding sequence ATGACCGACGCTCCTGTTCCACCGCTGAAGGATGGCGACCGCTGCCGAGTGATCGGCGGCACGCACAAGGGCAAGCACGGCATCGCGCGCGACCTGCACATCAGCACCAGCGGCCACCTCACCCTCACCGTGGTGCAGGCGGACGGTGTGCGCTTCAAGACCCTGGGGCGGAACGTGGTGCGCGTGGTGTGA
- a CDS encoding cold-shock protein, giving the protein MSSGTVKFFNTEKGFGFITPDEGGKDLFVHKTGTREPIREGDKVTFDVEQSPKGPNAVNVTRA; this is encoded by the coding sequence ATGTCAAGTGGTACAGTGAAGTTCTTCAACACGGAGAAAGGGTTCGGTTTCATCACCCCGGATGAGGGTGGCAAGGACCTCTTCGTGCATAAGACCGGGACCCGCGAGCCCATCCGCGAAGGCGACAAGGTCACCTTCGATGTGGAGCAGAGCCCCAAAGGCCCCAACGCGGTCAACGTGACCCGCGCCTGA
- a CDS encoding tetratricopeptide repeat protein has product MHPKRPLSSNLLRAMLSVMGSALLLQQCTSAQAQMNTDSLFSVWEDATRPDTIRLTALNAFIQSRFLNTDPDSTLHYSGMLYDTATKKGMKRQVASALILQGRGYVGRSELPKAVECFRSAFEMYDSIGDRKGASIALNNLALTESDLGDAPRAIEHMTRSLGLSEEINDSSMMARTLGNIGVIYAGQQDTANAMDYYQRRLIIAKALGQKDILAEVLMNMAIIQSEGKRYEGALALYERSIAVSREIAYPRNEVLCLFGLSYLRFHQGDLPGALAHDLDALELAQKIGDRSLEGDGFSAVASDYQAMGDMEQALAYGQRAMALAREGWNAYNIRNAAQVLYEVQKARGKVEEALAMHELYITMRDSIVNDENAQAIMSQRFKYDYEKKEALLQAEQEKKDAVAAEALRRKNVQRNAFIGGFGLMILLAGVFFTQRNRISKEKARSEELLLNILPEEVAEELKAKGSAEAVHIDQVTVLFTDFKGFTAMSETLSPQELVRDLNECFSAFDRITEKYGIEKIKTIGDAYMAAGGLPTPNTTHATDAIKAAFEMRDFIAEGKARKVAGGLPYFEIRIGVHTGPVVAGIVGVKKFQYDIWGDTVNTASRMESSGEVGQVNISEATYALVKDATGLSFTPRGKVQAKGKGEMEMYFVRQGTEEV; this is encoded by the coding sequence ATGCATCCGAAGCGACCACTGTCGTCCAACCTATTGCGCGCGATGCTATCTGTGATGGGCAGCGCATTGTTGCTTCAGCAATGCACCTCCGCACAGGCCCAGATGAACACCGACTCATTGTTCAGCGTATGGGAGGACGCCACACGACCCGACACCATTCGACTCACCGCATTGAACGCGTTCATTCAATCGCGCTTCCTCAATACCGACCCTGACAGCACCCTGCATTACAGCGGTATGTTGTACGACACGGCGACGAAGAAGGGGATGAAGAGGCAGGTGGCCTCAGCGCTCATCCTGCAAGGCCGGGGCTACGTGGGGAGAAGCGAATTGCCGAAGGCGGTGGAGTGCTTCCGCTCCGCCTTTGAGATGTACGATAGTATTGGCGATCGCAAGGGCGCCTCCATTGCGTTGAACAACCTCGCACTTACCGAATCGGACCTCGGTGATGCCCCCCGTGCCATCGAGCATATGACACGCAGCCTGGGTCTTTCCGAAGAGATCAACGACAGTTCCATGATGGCCCGCACCCTTGGCAATATCGGGGTCATCTATGCCGGGCAGCAGGACACGGCGAACGCCATGGACTATTATCAACGGCGCTTGATCATAGCGAAAGCACTGGGCCAGAAGGACATCCTGGCGGAGGTGTTGATGAACATGGCTATCATACAGAGCGAAGGGAAACGGTACGAGGGGGCATTGGCTCTCTATGAACGCAGCATTGCGGTATCCCGCGAGATCGCCTATCCGCGTAACGAGGTGCTCTGCTTGTTCGGTTTATCCTACTTGCGCTTCCATCAAGGCGATCTACCGGGAGCCCTGGCCCATGACCTCGACGCATTGGAACTGGCCCAGAAGATCGGTGACCGTAGTTTGGAAGGGGATGGCTTCTCGGCCGTCGCCAGCGACTATCAGGCGATGGGGGACATGGAACAAGCTCTTGCTTACGGCCAGCGCGCCATGGCACTGGCACGGGAAGGGTGGAACGCCTACAACATCCGGAACGCTGCGCAGGTCCTTTACGAGGTGCAGAAGGCACGGGGCAAGGTCGAGGAAGCACTCGCCATGCACGAGTTATACATCACCATGCGAGACAGCATCGTGAACGATGAGAACGCGCAGGCGATCATGAGCCAGCGTTTCAAATACGACTACGAGAAGAAGGAGGCTCTGCTGCAAGCCGAGCAGGAGAAGAAGGACGCCGTGGCCGCTGAAGCCCTGCGCCGCAAGAACGTTCAGCGCAACGCCTTCATCGGTGGCTTTGGGCTCATGATCCTGCTGGCTGGTGTCTTCTTCACCCAGCGTAACCGGATCAGCAAGGAGAAGGCGCGAAGTGAAGAGCTGCTGCTGAACATCCTGCCGGAGGAAGTCGCGGAAGAGCTCAAGGCCAAGGGTTCCGCCGAGGCCGTGCACATCGATCAGGTCACCGTGCTCTTCACGGACTTCAAGGGCTTCACCGCGATGAGCGAAACGCTGAGCCCTCAGGAGCTCGTTCGCGACCTGAACGAATGCTTCAGCGCCTTCGACCGCATCACCGAGAAGTACGGCATCGAGAAGATCAAGACCATCGGCGATGCTTACATGGCGGCCGGCGGATTGCCCACGCCGAATACCACGCACGCCACCGATGCGATCAAAGCGGCCTTCGAAATGCGGGACTTCATCGCCGAAGGCAAGGCAAGAAAGGTCGCGGGCGGCCTTCCCTACTTCGAGATCCGCATCGGTGTGCACACGGGTCCGGTCGTAGCCGGCATTGTAGGCGTGAAGAAATTCCAGTACGACATCTGGGGCGATACGGTGAACACGGCAAGCCGCATGGAGAGCAGCGGCGAGGTGGGACAGGTGAACATCAGCGAGGCGACGTATGCTCTGGTTAAGGACGCGACCGGTCTAAGCTTCACTCCTCGCGGAAAAGTCCAGGCGAAGGGTAAGGGCGAGATGGAGATGTACTTTGTCCGCCAAGGCACCGAAGAGGTGTAG
- a CDS encoding DUF1801 domain-containing protein has translation MAKAALKTTATTGSVDAFIDKRTEEVAADCRAIVTLMKKVTGEDPKMWGPSIVGFRKYAYTYETGREGAWMLTGFSPRKASMTVYMFSGLDEAEAQLKRLGKCSTGKGCLYFKRLADVDLKGLEKMRVR, from the coding sequence ATGGCCAAAGCAGCCCTGAAGACCACCGCGACCACCGGCAGCGTGGACGCCTTCATCGACAAGCGAACCGAGGAAGTGGCGGCCGATTGCCGAGCGATCGTCACCCTGATGAAGAAGGTCACAGGTGAGGACCCGAAGATGTGGGGGCCGAGCATCGTGGGCTTCAGGAAGTACGCCTACACGTACGAGACCGGTCGGGAAGGGGCGTGGATGCTCACCGGATTCAGCCCGCGCAAAGCCAGCATGACGGTGTACATGTTCAGCGGTCTGGATGAAGCGGAAGCGCAGCTGAAGAGACTGGGAAAGTGCAGCACCGGCAAGGGCTGCCTCTACTTCAAACGCCTGGCGGACGTGGATCTGAAGGGGCTGGAGAAGATGCGGGTGCGTTGA
- a CDS encoding DUF1801 domain-containing protein, translated as MSVSKKPGARRTTTKKPAAKVKLLSGGNPQIPKGEGDAPVQAYIDAMPGWKRAVGEHLDALIERHVPKLRKAVKWNSPFYGVEGRGWFLSTHCFTQFVRLTWFQGRSLKPIPPGPSKDKNARYLDIREHDEIDEDQLVAWIKQASALPGWVSHAQDAATSAPNPKVEWFFAKDGKWKACFAALRELALQGGLTEELKWGHPCYTLKGKNVFLMHGFNDYCALLFHKGALLKDDHGILVQQTAHVQSARQIRFTGLKEIKDLVPVIRCYMEQAIAVEQAGGKVPLRTTAEFDMPAEFARALKQMPALKKAFNALTPGRQRGYLLFFGGAKQSATREARIAKHVDRILADKGLND; from the coding sequence ATGTCCGTATCGAAGAAGCCCGGTGCGCGGAGAACAACCACCAAGAAGCCAGCGGCCAAGGTCAAGCTCCTTTCCGGCGGCAACCCCCAGATCCCCAAAGGCGAGGGCGACGCACCCGTGCAGGCGTACATCGACGCGATGCCGGGGTGGAAGCGCGCGGTGGGTGAGCACCTGGATGCGTTGATCGAGCGGCACGTGCCGAAACTGCGGAAGGCGGTGAAGTGGAACTCGCCCTTCTACGGGGTCGAAGGCCGGGGCTGGTTCCTCTCCACGCACTGCTTCACCCAGTTCGTGCGTCTCACCTGGTTCCAGGGTCGGTCGCTGAAGCCAATCCCTCCCGGCCCCAGCAAGGACAAGAACGCGCGCTACCTGGACATCCGTGAGCACGACGAGATCGATGAGGACCAACTGGTCGCTTGGATCAAGCAGGCCTCCGCGCTGCCCGGATGGGTGAGCCACGCGCAGGACGCGGCGACCAGCGCCCCCAACCCCAAGGTGGAGTGGTTCTTCGCGAAGGACGGCAAATGGAAGGCCTGTTTCGCCGCGCTGCGTGAGCTGGCCTTGCAGGGCGGCCTCACCGAGGAACTGAAATGGGGCCACCCGTGCTACACGCTTAAGGGCAAGAACGTCTTCCTGATGCACGGATTCAACGACTACTGTGCGCTGCTCTTCCACAAGGGTGCGTTGTTGAAGGACGACCACGGGATCCTGGTCCAACAGACGGCCCACGTGCAGAGCGCACGGCAGATCCGGTTCACCGGCCTGAAGGAGATCAAGGACCTGGTACCGGTGATCCGCTGCTACATGGAACAGGCCATCGCCGTAGAACAAGCTGGGGGGAAGGTGCCGCTGAGGACGACCGCCGAGTTCGACATGCCTGCGGAGTTCGCCAGGGCCCTGAAGCAGATGCCCGCGCTGAAGAAGGCGTTCAACGCGCTTACGCCGGGACGGCAACGCGGCTACCTGCTCTTCTTCGGCGGTGCCAAGCAGAGCGCCACGCGCGAGGCCCGCATCGCCAAGCATGTGGATCGCATCCTGGCCGACAAAGGGCTCAATGATTGA
- a CDS encoding DUF1801 domain-containing protein, which yields MWIASWPTKGSMIDMLSGGLRFSHVVELLDFLPHDERMLTEQLRELVIGEAPELTERISFNVPFYKGHRDVCFLWPASVLWGKRKTYEGVRFGLTYGALVPGCEPYLQRGARKQVLWRDLSRMTTTDDRSIRQLLRAALVVDRERAGGLR from the coding sequence ATGTGGATCGCATCCTGGCCGACAAAGGGCTCAATGATTGACATGTTGTCCGGCGGCTTGCGCTTCTCCCATGTGGTCGAACTGCTCGACTTCCTTCCGCACGACGAGCGCATGCTGACCGAACAGCTGCGCGAGCTGGTGATCGGCGAGGCCCCGGAACTGACTGAGCGCATCAGCTTCAACGTGCCGTTCTACAAAGGGCATCGCGATGTCTGCTTCCTGTGGCCGGCCTCGGTGCTGTGGGGGAAAAGGAAGACCTACGAAGGTGTCCGGTTCGGGCTGACCTACGGCGCGCTGGTGCCCGGCTGCGAACCCTACCTGCAACGGGGTGCGCGCAAGCAGGTGCTTTGGCGGGACCTCAGCAGGATGACCACGACGGATGACCGCAGCATCCGGCAGTTGCTTCGCGCGGCGCTGGTCGTGGACCGTGAGCGCGCCGGAGGCCTGCGTTGA
- a CDS encoding DUF2461 domain-containing protein — MPDARSTVIAKSTLGFLADLDAHNEKSWFEANKGRYAAAHANMVAFADVLLDRMRAHDKLSTPSGAKSLMRIHTDQRFHKGRPPYAPRFGGRLVRVKPGLRGGYFFRIQPGGRSHVTCGFMGPEPDDLRLIRQDIAYDHDTWRRILRGRNLRTQLGELFGEELATVPRGFAKDHPLADLLRKKQFLLRRPFSDTEVLAPGFLDEVVKTYRAVRPWFDHMTEVLTTDANGA, encoded by the coding sequence ATGCCCGACGCACGATCGACCGTCATCGCGAAGTCCACCCTCGGCTTCCTGGCGGACCTGGACGCGCACAACGAGAAGAGCTGGTTCGAGGCGAACAAAGGGCGCTACGCCGCAGCGCACGCCAACATGGTGGCCTTCGCCGACGTGCTGCTGGACCGCATGCGGGCGCACGACAAGCTGAGCACACCCAGCGGCGCGAAGAGCCTGATGCGCATCCACACGGACCAGCGCTTCCACAAGGGTCGCCCGCCGTACGCCCCGCGCTTCGGCGGCCGGTTGGTGCGCGTGAAGCCGGGGTTGCGCGGCGGCTATTTCTTCCGCATCCAGCCGGGCGGCCGCTCGCACGTCACCTGCGGCTTCATGGGTCCTGAACCCGATGACCTGCGGCTGATCCGGCAGGACATCGCCTACGACCACGACACCTGGAGAAGGATCTTGCGGGGTCGGAACCTGCGCACCCAGCTGGGCGAACTCTTCGGGGAGGAACTGGCCACCGTACCGCGCGGCTTTGCCAAGGACCATCCGTTGGCCGACCTGTTGCGGAAGAAGCAGTTCCTCCTGCGTCGCCCCTTCAGCGATACCGAGGTCCTCGCACCGGGCTTTCTGGACGAGGTGGTGAAGACCTACCGGGCGGTACGGCCCTGGTTCGACCACATGACCGAGGTGCTCACCACCGACGCCAACGGCGCGTGA
- a CDS encoding alkylphosphonate utilization protein produces MSENHPCPECRSAITYPTGSSWMCGECGHEWNPEEVAAANAGPVIKDANGTVLQDGDDVVVIKDLPVKGMPKPVKAGTKVKGIRLVDGGANAGHDIDCKIEGFGAMGLKSIYVRKA; encoded by the coding sequence ATGTCCGAGAACCATCCCTGTCCCGAGTGCCGCTCCGCCATCACGTACCCTACCGGCTCCTCGTGGATGTGCGGCGAGTGCGGCCATGAGTGGAACCCCGAGGAGGTGGCCGCGGCCAACGCCGGTCCGGTGATCAAGGATGCGAACGGCACCGTGCTTCAGGATGGCGATGATGTGGTGGTGATCAAGGACCTGCCCGTGAAAGGCATGCCCAAGCCGGTGAAGGCGGGCACCAAGGTGAAGGGCATCCGGTTGGTGGACGGTGGCGCCAACGCCGGGCACGACATCGATTGCAAGATCGAGGGCTTCGGGGCCATGGGCCTCAAGAGCATCTACGTGCGCAAGGCCTGA
- a CDS encoding DinB family protein: MDRSNLFAQLERHAAVFRGLLTDLGTDEATWKPAPGSWCALEVACHLLDEEREDFRARLRSTLETPEAPWPKIDPPAWVIERRYLEQDLAAVLDAFLAERAASLTWLRAQDRAHWDNAYIHPKVGPVSCALLLTNWVAHDLHHIRQLINLGYARLKANATVPLDYAGTW; the protein is encoded by the coding sequence ATGGACCGTTCCAACCTCTTCGCCCAGCTCGAACGGCACGCGGCGGTGTTCCGCGGGCTGCTCACCGACCTCGGCACGGACGAGGCCACCTGGAAACCCGCTCCCGGATCGTGGTGCGCCCTGGAAGTGGCCTGTCATCTGCTGGACGAGGAGCGGGAGGACTTCCGCGCGCGGCTGCGCAGCACGCTGGAAACGCCGGAAGCCCCGTGGCCGAAGATCGATCCACCGGCGTGGGTGATCGAGCGCCGCTACCTGGAACAGGACCTTGCCGCCGTTCTGGACGCCTTCCTCGCCGAGCGCGCCGCCTCGCTCACCTGGCTGCGGGCCCAGGACCGGGCGCATTGGGACAACGCCTACATCCATCCGAAAGTGGGCCCGGTGAGCTGCGCGCTGCTGCTCACGAACTGGGTGGCGCACGACCTGCACCACATCCGGCAGCTGATCAACCTCGGCTACGCCCGGCTGAAAGCGAACGCGACCGTGCCCCTGGATTACGCGGGAACGTGGTAG